The Candidatus Poribacteria bacterium genome contains the following window.
AACACTATCTTTTCAACTTACCCCACACAGTTGCCAATTTGCCGCGGGCAGAAACATCAAGGGTGTCGTTGATGATTTTCTGGATGTCTGCTTCAGAAAGTGCGTAGTTGGCTAACATCAATTCGTCGATTCTACCCTGAAAGAAACGCGGGCAGCATCCGTTATTTTCGCCACCGAATCGCAAAGACTTGTCTGGTCTGGTTAGACCAGGCCCCTTCTGTGCGATAGCCGTGCCATCGGATTCCCCATTAATATAAAAACGGGCTTCGCTACCATCCCAGGCAATGGCAACATGCGACCATTCTTTCGCCTTTATTTTGCCATCAGAAATATGGTAACCGGGACTACTGGTCTCGTAGAAGTAATAAGCAAGCTGTCCCGCACCGGGCTCAATTTGCAGATAGTAGGTGTTCTTGTAGAAAATCGTGAACTTGTTCTCCTGCCCACCCGCTGGGAGTTCTTCAGGGTAAACCCATGCCATCATCGTAATGGCTTCATCTATGTCGAGCTCATCGGAGTGTGCGACATCTATGAAATCGGCTTTACCGGCCTCACCAGCCATTTGCACGGCGTTCCCTGAAATGCCTTCAGCCCACTCCACATCGCCGTCGAATTCACCGACCAAGCCAGCAGTCTCATCTTTAGCCTGTTTCCCCTTGCCTTCATCGAAATGCCAGACATATAATTTCTCGCCGAGTTGTTTCACGTTACCTTTTCCGCCCGCAGCATAACCTGCAAAGCAGAGAGATAGACTTAAAAAAACGCATAGCATCATCAGAATCTGGATTCTCATCGGTAGTTCCTCCTTTTAGAATGAACAAAAGGGCAGGTCAAAACCCGCCCCTTTAGTAAAACTTGGCAACAGGCAGGCATTATGGCACTGCCGCTATGACAGAGAATATTTATTGAGTTACATTTTCAGCTTGCCCCAAGTTGTGGCAAGTTTATCCTTGGGAGATACAGCAAAGTAAACGCCATTTTCCATATCTTGGTTAATCTCTTCAACGGTGAGTGCCCGGTCGTAAATGGCTACCTCATCAACCAAACCAATCATACCGGGCAACCCTGTTTGTGCTTTACCGATACGAAAGACGACTTCAATGCTGTTAATTTTACCCTTCGGTGGTGCGAATTCGACATCCAACTTGCCATCAATATATTGCCGGATCATATCACCATCGAAAGTAGAAGAGACATGGTGCCATGCCTCCAAATCGGGTTCAATGGTCTGTTTATTCCGAGAACCTT
Protein-coding sequences here:
- a CDS encoding LamG domain-containing protein, translating into MRIQILMMLCVFLSLSLCFAGYAAGGKGNVKQLGEKLYVWHFDEGKGKQAKDETAGLVGEFDGDVEWAEGISGNAVQMAGEAGKADFIDVAHSDELDIDEAITMMAWVYPEELPAGGQENKFTIFYKNTYYLQIEPGAGQLAYYFYETSSPGYHISDGKIKAKEWSHVAIAWDGSEARFYINGESDGTAIAQKGPGLTRPDKSLRFGGENNGCCPRFFQGRIDELMLANYALSEADIQKIINDTLDVSARGKLATVWGKLKR